A region of the Roseofilum reptotaenium CS-1145 genome:
CGCAATTTTTCGTACAGTTCCCGTTGTTCTGGGGTTAATTGGGTGGGAAACTGAATCTCAATTTCCACCACTTGATCGCCTCGTCTTCCCCGGTTATCGGGATATCCCTTATTGGCTAACCGTAATTTTTGACCGCTTTTCACCCCAGGGGGTAAATTCATTTTCACTAACCCATCCAGGGTGAGGACTTCTACTTGTCCAACTAAAATGGCTTCTACAGGAGTAATGGGGAGTTTACAATAAATTTCATTCCCTGCAATTTGTAGGAAAGAATGGGGAGCTACGGTTATTTTTAGGTATAAATCACCGCCATTCATACCCAACTTCCGCAGGCGCATTTTTTCCCCACTCACCATACCGGGGGGCATATCAACTTCTAAAGAGCGACCATCTTCTAAACGGATACGCTCTTTTCCGCCTCGATAGGCTTTTTCCAGGGGTAAGGTTAAGAGGGCCTCGATATCCCGTTTCATGGGTCGGGATTCACTGGTGACGGTGTTGTAAACCTTTGAGCGGCCAGGGGTGTAGGCTTCGGCATTCCGTTCGACTGGACGCGATCGCTCTCCAGTTGGTTGTCCCTGATTCACTTCCCGACGACGGTTGAGCAAGCTATCGAGAAAACTATCGAACGTGGGAAATTGGCTAAAATACTCAATTTCTGCTGAAGAAAACTTGGAGCCACTATTGCGTTTACGGCTATTTTGCCGCGCTCTTAAAAAGAAGCTCAGTTGGTCATATTCCGTCCGTTTACCGGGATCGGAGAGGACTTCATAGGCTTCTAAAATATCCTTAAATTGCTCCTCAGCTTCCTTATCACCGGGGTTGAGATCGGGATGATATTGGCGAGCTAAACGACGATAAACTCGCTTAATCTCGTCAGTGGGGGTATCAGGACTAACTCCCAGAATCTCATAATAGTTCCGAAAGTTTTGCATGGTTTTATTCACTTAGGGTTCTTGGAGAATTAGGGAATAGGGAATGGGGAATAGGAAAAACCTACTGGACTGTTTCATCTAATTTGATGCATTAGATTTTGTTTGTAGTGAGGGATTTATCCCTCTCCAGCTAGGCTTTTAAGCACTCTTCGTGCTTACTACAAACAAAGCACTATTTTAGGTGAAACAGTCCACTACAGCCATTCACCGTCATCTCCCCAATCTTCATCATCATAGGAGTTATATTGATTATACCTTGGACGGCTTGGGGGTTCTGAAGGACGGCGAGAGTCCCGGATGGGCGGTCGATTGGGTTCTCTTGACCGGGGAGGCGGATAGTCCCGTGTTGGGGGATAATCTCGGCCTGGTGGTTGATAATCCGGTGGGGGTGGATAATCTCGTGCTGAAGAATAGTCTCGATCTCGTGGGGAGTTGCGTGGGGGTGGATAATCCCGTGCTGGAGGATAGTCTCGTCCAGGTGGGGAGTTGCGTGCTGGGGGATAATCCTGTGCAGGCGGATAATTCCTCACTGGGGGATAATTCCGCTCTGGGGGGGCATATTCCCGCCGGGTTTGATAGGTTGGACTATCATAATCGTAACTTTCGCGGCGATCGAATTCATCCTCATCATCCCCTAAGAATGTGCGCCGCAGGGTTCCTAAAAATCCATCGTCTTCCTCTTCGCTCATCCGCAAGCGCACTTCCCGATTGAGATCGTAGAGAATATCTTGTAAATCGGCGCCTGCTTGATCGATTCCTCGGTCATCGCCTCGGCGCAAATATTCCCGCAGTTCCTGGATAATCGGATCGAGATCGCGGCGGTATTGGTTGGCAAACTGCATTCCAAAATCTAGGGTGGCTTCCCGCAGTTGGCGCTCGGCTTGAGTAATCAAGGCTTCAGCGCGGTTGAGTTTTTCTACCCGTTCCCGGCGCTCCCGGTCAACCTGGGCATAGCGTTCGGCATCCTGGATCATTTGGTTGATTTCATCGGAGGAGAGGGTGGAGGCTCCTTGAATGGTAATGCCTTGTTCCCGGCCGGTAGTGCGGTCTAGGGCAGATACTTGGAGAATGCCGTTGGCATCGATGTCGAGGGAGACCTGAATTTGGGGGATGCCCCTAGGCGCTGGGGGAATGCCGGAAAGTCGGAACCG
Encoded here:
- a CDS encoding DnaJ C-terminal domain-containing protein — encoded protein: MQNFRNYYEILGVSPDTPTDEIKRVYRRLARQYHPDLNPGDKEAEEQFKDILEAYEVLSDPGKRTEYDQLSFFLRARQNSRKRNSGSKFSSAEIEYFSQFPTFDSFLDSLLNRRREVNQGQPTGERSRPVERNAEAYTPGRSKVYNTVTSESRPMKRDIEALLTLPLEKAYRGGKERIRLEDGRSLEVDMPPGMVSGEKMRLRKLGMNGGDLYLKITVAPHSFLQIAGNEIYCKLPITPVEAILVGQVEVLTLDGLVKMNLPPGVKSGQKLRLANKGYPDNRGRRGDQVVEIEIQFPTQLTPEQRELYEKLRDLEDNLREPLWKSDAESSD